From one Catharus ustulatus isolate bCatUst1 chromosome 1, bCatUst1.pri.v2, whole genome shotgun sequence genomic stretch:
- the ITGB1 gene encoding integrin beta-1 isoform X1, translating into MAKTNFKLLTCAGILCCLIWNGFAQQGGSDCIKANAKSCGECIQAGPNCGWCKKTDFLQEGEPTSARCDDLAALKSKGCPMEDIENPRGSKQLLENREVTNRKKGAAEKLKPEAITQIQPQKLSLHLRVGEPQTFSLTFKRAEDYPIDLYYLMDLSYSMKDDLENVKSLGTALMLEMEKITSDFRIGFGSFVEKTVMPYISTTPAKLRNPCTGDQNCTSPFSYKNVLSLTSEGNKFNELVGKQHISGNLDSPEGGFDAIMQVAVCGEQIGWRNVTRLLVFSTDAGFHFAGDGKLGGIVLPNDGKCHLENNVYTMSHYYDYPSIAHLVQKLSENNIQTIFAVTEEFQAVYKELKNLIPKSAVGTLSSNSSNVIQLIIDAYNSLSSEVILENTKLPKGVTISYKSFCKNGVNGTQEDGRKCSNISIGDQVTFEINITANECPKKEQNETIKIKPLGFTEEVEINLQFICECQCQSEGEPNSPACHAGNGTFECGACRCNEGRIGRLCECSTDEVNSEDMDAYCRRENSTEICSNNGECICGQCVCKKRENTNEVYSGKYCECDNFNCDRSNGLICGGNGICKCRVCECFPNFTGSACDCSLDTTPCMASNGQICNGRGTCECGTCNCTDPKFQGPTCETCQTCLGVCTEHKDCIQCRAFDKGEKKETCAQECMYFNMTRVESRDKLPQPNQPDPLSHCKEKDVDDCWFYFTYSVNSNGEVNVHVVETPECPSGPDIIPIVAGVVAGIVLIGLALLLIWKLLMIIHDRREFAKFEKEKMNAKWDTGENPIYKSAVTTVVNPKYEGK; encoded by the exons TTGGCAGCACTGAAGAGTAAAGGCTGCCCTATGGAAGATATAGAAAATCCCAGAGGCAGCAAACAGCTGCTTGAAAATAGAGAAGTAACAAATCGTAAGAAAGGTGCTGCAGAGAAGCTGAAACCAGAAGCCATTACACAGATCCAGCCACAGAAATTATCACTGCATCTAAGAGTTG GAGAACCTCAGACATTTTCATTAACATTCAAGAGAGCTGAAGACTACCCTATTGACCTTTATTATCTTATGGACCTCTCCTATTCTATGAAAGATGATTTAGAGAATGTGAAAAGTCTCGGCACAGCTCTGATGttagagatggaaaaaataacttcagaCTTTCGGATTG GCTTTGGCTCTTTTGTGGAGAAAACCGTGATGCCTTACATTAGTACAACACCAGCCAAACTCAGAAATCCATGTACAGGGGACCAGAACTGTACAAGTCCATTTAGTTATAAAAATGTGCTCAGCCTTACCAGTGAAGGAAACAAATTCAATGAACTTGTAGGTAAACAGCACATTTCTGGGAACTTAGATTCTCCTGAAGGTGGATTTGATGCAATAATGCAGGTTGCAGTTTGTGGG GAACAAATTGGCTGGAGGAATGTTACAAGACTATTAGTGTTTTCCACGGATGCTGGATTCCACTTTGCAGGAGATGGTAAACTTGGTGGAATTGTTCTGCCAAATGATGGGAAATGTCATCTGGAAAATAATGTGTACACAATGAGCCACTATTAT gatTATCCCTCTATTGCTCATCTGGTACAAAAACTTAGTGAGAACAATATTCAGACAATCTTTGCTGTTACTGAAGAGTTTCAGGCAGTCTATAAG GAACTGAAAAATCTGATACCAAAATCAGCAGTGGGAACGTTGTCTTCAAATTCCAGCAATGTGATTCAGCTGATCATTGATGCATACAAT TCCCTTTCTTCAGAGGTTATCCTGGAAAATACTAAGCTACCAAAAGGAGTGACAATTAGTTACAAGTCTTTCTGCAAGAATGGAGTGAATGGCACACAAGAAGATGGGAGGAAGTGTTCTAACATTTCAATTGGAGATCAG gttaCATTTGAGATTAATATAACAGCTAATGAATGTccaaagaaagaacaaaatgaaactATTAAAATTAAACCACTGGGATTCACTGAAGAAGTGGAAATTAATCTCCAGTTCATCTGTGAGTGTCAGTGTCAGAGTGAAGGAGAACCTAATAGTCCAGCTTGCCACGCAGGAAATGGAACATTTGAATGTGGTGCGTGCAg ATGTAATGAAGGACGTATTGGAAGACTATGTGAATGTAGCACAGATGAAGTAAATAGTGAGGATATGGATGCTTACTGCAGAAGggagaacagcacagaaatctgcAGTAACAATGGAGAATGCATTTGTGGACAATGTGTGtgcaagaaaagggaaaacaccAATGAAGTGTATTCTGGCAAATACTGTGAATGTGACAACTTCAACTGTGATCGATCCAACGGTTTAATCTGTGGAG GAAATGGGATCTGCAAGTGCAGAGTGTGTGAGTGTTTCCCCAACTTCACTGGCAGCGCCTGTGATTGTTCCTTGGATACTACACCATGTATGGCATCTAATGGGCAGATTTGCAATGGAAGAGGAACCTGTGAATGTGGCACCTGTAACTGTacagatcccaaattccaagGCCCCACCTGTGAAACGTGTCAGACTTGCCTCGGTGTCTGTACAGAGCACAA GGACTGCATTCAGTGCAGAGCTTTTGACAAGGGAGAGAAGAAGGAGACGTGTGCCCAGGAGTGTATGTATTTCAACATGACGCGCGTGGAGAGCCGGGACAAGCTGCCCCAGCCCAACCAGCCCGATCCCTTGTCCCACTGCAAAGAGAAGGATGTTGATGACTGCTGGTTCTACTTCACTTACTCTGTCAACTCTAATGGTGAAGTCAACGTCCACGTGGTGGAGACCCCAG AGTGCCCCAGCGGTCCTGACATCATTCCCATTGTAGCCGGTGTGGTTGCTGGAATTGTTCTCATTGGACTTGCATTATTATTGATTTGGAAACTACTAATGATCATTCATGACAGAAGAGAATTTGCTAAATTTGAAAAGGAGAAGATGAATGCCAAGTGGGATACG ggTGAAAATCCTATTTACAAGAGTGCAGTGACGACTGTGGTCAATCCTAAATATGAGGGAAAATGA
- the ITGB1 gene encoding integrin beta-1 isoform X2, with product MEDIENPRGSKQLLENREVTNRKKGAAEKLKPEAITQIQPQKLSLHLRVGEPQTFSLTFKRAEDYPIDLYYLMDLSYSMKDDLENVKSLGTALMLEMEKITSDFRIGFGSFVEKTVMPYISTTPAKLRNPCTGDQNCTSPFSYKNVLSLTSEGNKFNELVGKQHISGNLDSPEGGFDAIMQVAVCGEQIGWRNVTRLLVFSTDAGFHFAGDGKLGGIVLPNDGKCHLENNVYTMSHYYDYPSIAHLVQKLSENNIQTIFAVTEEFQAVYKELKNLIPKSAVGTLSSNSSNVIQLIIDAYNSLSSEVILENTKLPKGVTISYKSFCKNGVNGTQEDGRKCSNISIGDQVTFEINITANECPKKEQNETIKIKPLGFTEEVEINLQFICECQCQSEGEPNSPACHAGNGTFECGACRCNEGRIGRLCECSTDEVNSEDMDAYCRRENSTEICSNNGECICGQCVCKKRENTNEVYSGKYCECDNFNCDRSNGLICGGNGICKCRVCECFPNFTGSACDCSLDTTPCMASNGQICNGRGTCECGTCNCTDPKFQGPTCETCQTCLGVCTEHKDCIQCRAFDKGEKKETCAQECMYFNMTRVESRDKLPQPNQPDPLSHCKEKDVDDCWFYFTYSVNSNGEVNVHVVETPECPSGPDIIPIVAGVVAGIVLIGLALLLIWKLLMIIHDRREFAKFEKEKMNAKWDTGENPIYKSAVTTVVNPKYEGK from the exons ATGGAAGATATAGAAAATCCCAGAGGCAGCAAACAGCTGCTTGAAAATAGAGAAGTAACAAATCGTAAGAAAGGTGCTGCAGAGAAGCTGAAACCAGAAGCCATTACACAGATCCAGCCACAGAAATTATCACTGCATCTAAGAGTTG GAGAACCTCAGACATTTTCATTAACATTCAAGAGAGCTGAAGACTACCCTATTGACCTTTATTATCTTATGGACCTCTCCTATTCTATGAAAGATGATTTAGAGAATGTGAAAAGTCTCGGCACAGCTCTGATGttagagatggaaaaaataacttcagaCTTTCGGATTG GCTTTGGCTCTTTTGTGGAGAAAACCGTGATGCCTTACATTAGTACAACACCAGCCAAACTCAGAAATCCATGTACAGGGGACCAGAACTGTACAAGTCCATTTAGTTATAAAAATGTGCTCAGCCTTACCAGTGAAGGAAACAAATTCAATGAACTTGTAGGTAAACAGCACATTTCTGGGAACTTAGATTCTCCTGAAGGTGGATTTGATGCAATAATGCAGGTTGCAGTTTGTGGG GAACAAATTGGCTGGAGGAATGTTACAAGACTATTAGTGTTTTCCACGGATGCTGGATTCCACTTTGCAGGAGATGGTAAACTTGGTGGAATTGTTCTGCCAAATGATGGGAAATGTCATCTGGAAAATAATGTGTACACAATGAGCCACTATTAT gatTATCCCTCTATTGCTCATCTGGTACAAAAACTTAGTGAGAACAATATTCAGACAATCTTTGCTGTTACTGAAGAGTTTCAGGCAGTCTATAAG GAACTGAAAAATCTGATACCAAAATCAGCAGTGGGAACGTTGTCTTCAAATTCCAGCAATGTGATTCAGCTGATCATTGATGCATACAAT TCCCTTTCTTCAGAGGTTATCCTGGAAAATACTAAGCTACCAAAAGGAGTGACAATTAGTTACAAGTCTTTCTGCAAGAATGGAGTGAATGGCACACAAGAAGATGGGAGGAAGTGTTCTAACATTTCAATTGGAGATCAG gttaCATTTGAGATTAATATAACAGCTAATGAATGTccaaagaaagaacaaaatgaaactATTAAAATTAAACCACTGGGATTCACTGAAGAAGTGGAAATTAATCTCCAGTTCATCTGTGAGTGTCAGTGTCAGAGTGAAGGAGAACCTAATAGTCCAGCTTGCCACGCAGGAAATGGAACATTTGAATGTGGTGCGTGCAg ATGTAATGAAGGACGTATTGGAAGACTATGTGAATGTAGCACAGATGAAGTAAATAGTGAGGATATGGATGCTTACTGCAGAAGggagaacagcacagaaatctgcAGTAACAATGGAGAATGCATTTGTGGACAATGTGTGtgcaagaaaagggaaaacaccAATGAAGTGTATTCTGGCAAATACTGTGAATGTGACAACTTCAACTGTGATCGATCCAACGGTTTAATCTGTGGAG GAAATGGGATCTGCAAGTGCAGAGTGTGTGAGTGTTTCCCCAACTTCACTGGCAGCGCCTGTGATTGTTCCTTGGATACTACACCATGTATGGCATCTAATGGGCAGATTTGCAATGGAAGAGGAACCTGTGAATGTGGCACCTGTAACTGTacagatcccaaattccaagGCCCCACCTGTGAAACGTGTCAGACTTGCCTCGGTGTCTGTACAGAGCACAA GGACTGCATTCAGTGCAGAGCTTTTGACAAGGGAGAGAAGAAGGAGACGTGTGCCCAGGAGTGTATGTATTTCAACATGACGCGCGTGGAGAGCCGGGACAAGCTGCCCCAGCCCAACCAGCCCGATCCCTTGTCCCACTGCAAAGAGAAGGATGTTGATGACTGCTGGTTCTACTTCACTTACTCTGTCAACTCTAATGGTGAAGTCAACGTCCACGTGGTGGAGACCCCAG AGTGCCCCAGCGGTCCTGACATCATTCCCATTGTAGCCGGTGTGGTTGCTGGAATTGTTCTCATTGGACTTGCATTATTATTGATTTGGAAACTACTAATGATCATTCATGACAGAAGAGAATTTGCTAAATTTGAAAAGGAGAAGATGAATGCCAAGTGGGATACG ggTGAAAATCCTATTTACAAGAGTGCAGTGACGACTGTGGTCAATCCTAAATATGAGGGAAAATGA